A stretch of Carya illinoinensis cultivar Pawnee chromosome 14, C.illinoinensisPawnee_v1, whole genome shotgun sequence DNA encodes these proteins:
- the LOC122293486 gene encoding probable glucan endo-1,3-beta-glucosidase A6, with protein sequence KLSVETTESNYKPLPKLMNSEPYKGKIWCLVAKGPNRSEVRSALSYASSQGNKTCDPIQLGKRCHKPDSVTWHASYEFSSYWTQFRWSGGTCYFNGLATQAVKYPSYGSCKFPSATL encoded by the exons AAACTCTCCGTAGAGACGACGGAGTCGAACTACAAGCCGTTGCCGAAGCTGATGAACAGCGAGCCGTACAAGGGAAAGATATGGTGCTTGGTAGCGAAGGGACCCAATAGGAGCGAAGTGCGGTCGGCATTATCCTACGCGTCCTCGCAGGGGAACAAAACCTGTGACCCGATTCAACTGGGGAAAAGGTGTCACAAACCTGACTCGGTGACCTGGCACGCGAGCTACGAATTTAGCTCTTATTGGACACAGTTCAGATGGTCCGGTGGGACCTGCTATTTCAATGGGCTCGCTACTCAAGCTGTCAAGTATCCTA GTTATGGATCTTGCAAGTTTCCAAGTGCTACTCTTTGA